One Nicotiana tomentosiformis chromosome 4, ASM39032v3, whole genome shotgun sequence genomic window carries:
- the LOC104092434 gene encoding uncharacterized protein: protein MVYANLQKLFEKYVGPCTLELKDASYCFSQFFARMSPTLAISNNMHQQNDNTQFSCHLQECANINILWASLLIEECTRLGLTYFCVAPGSRSSPLAIAASTHPATSCIACIDERSLAFHAVGYARSSHKPAVIITSSGTAVSNLHPATVDDWELLPLLIWSIHSSGTLWRTLRNNDHRVSNFAHQLVSRCVCCYRYATDSVNDICCACYFAKTIWRSISMLNTMMDATNLGDFYNWLREFKTDAHICVIQTTTKGLLLGRKKGIPTICVVFFLLLLLIRSFSQL from the exons ATG GTATATGCGAATCTTCAGAAACTGTTCGAGAAATACGTCGGGCCGTGCACTTTGGAACTG AAAGATGCTTCTTACTGTTTCAGTCAGTTCTTCGCCAGAATGTCACCTACTTTAGCCATTTCCAACAACATG CATCAACAGAATGACAACACACAATTTAGTTGCCACTTGCAAGAGTGCGCAAACATAAATATCTTGTGGGCGTCACTACTAATTGAAGAATGTACTCGACTTGGTCTGACG TATTTTTGTGTAGCTCCAGGCTCACGGTCATCTCCTCTTGCTATTGCTGCTTCTACTCATCCTGCAACAAGTTGTATTGCATGCATTGATGAGCGCTCACTTGCATTTCATGCTGTTGGTTATGCCAGAAGTTCTCATAAACCAGCAGTAATCATCACGTCATCAGGCACAGCAGTTTCAAATCTTCATCCTGCT ACCGTTGATGATTGGGAGCTTCTTCCCTTACTCATTTGGAGTATACATTCCAGTGGCACACTATGGAGAACTTTAAGGAACAATGATCATAGAGTTTCCAATTTTGCACACCAGCTGGTATCAAGATGTGTCTGCTGCTATAGATATGCTACCGACTCAGTGAATGACATCTGCTGCGCATGTTATTTTGCTAAAACTATTTGGAG GAGCATATCCATGTTGAACACCATGATGGACGCCACAAATTTGGGTGATTTCTATAATTGGCTGCGTGAATTCAAAA CGGACGCTCATATTTGCGTGATCCAAACTACAACAAAGGGCTTGCTTCTAGGGAGAAAGAAAGGGATTCCCACTATTTGCGTGGTCTTCTTCCTCCTATTGTTGTTGATCAGGAGCTTCAG CCAGCTCTAA
- the LOC138909489 gene encoding uncharacterized protein, with translation MAGGRRHPHPAGGNFNGHIGSTAGGYGEVHDDFGFGDRNGGGTSLLDFAKAFELVTANSSFPKREEHLVTFRRAVTKTQIAYLLPRRCDRRLCKDYKVIPGEILATQHRLLVMDVGIMLKRQKRSMRGRSRIRWGALTKDNAQELEGRLAALGAWSSSGYAGVMWATTADCIREALREVLGVSTGYPGGHKSNWWWNKVVQGNVEAKNAAYLELVGSTSEEERRASREV, from the exons ATGGCCGGCGGCCGACGACACCCACACCCAGCAG GAGGGAACTTCAATGGACATATTGGGTCTACTGCAGGTGGCTATGGCGAGGTGCATGACGACTTTGGCTTTGGGGataggaacggaggaggtacttCGCTGTTGGATTTCGCTAAGGCTTTTGAGTTGGTGACTGCGAACTCTAGTTTTCCGAAGAGGGAGGAGCACTTGGTTACTTTCCGAAGAGCCGTGACAAAGACTCAGATTGCCTATCTACTCCCCAGGAGATGTGACAGAAGGCTGTGCAAGGATTACAAGGTTATCCCGGGTGAGATCCTcgcgacgcagcataggctcttggtgatggacgttggtattatgttaaagaggcaGAAGAGGTCTATGCGAGGACGATCGaggatcaggtggggagccttgactAAGGATAATGCCCAGGAGTTGGAGGGGAGGTTAGCAGCTTTGGGAGCCTGGAGTAGTAGTGGGTACGCGGGCGTTATGTGGGCGACGACGGCAGACTGTATAAGAGAGGCtctgagagaggtgttaggggtctcgacgggctACCCTGGCGGGCACAAAAGCAACTGGTGGTGGAATAAAGTGGTTCAAGGTAATGTGGAAGCAAAGAACGCGGCATACCTGGAGTTAGTAGGGAGCACAAGTGAGGAGGAGAGGAGAGCGAGCAGGGAGGTATAA